The following coding sequences lie in one Bacteroidota bacterium genomic window:
- a CDS encoding O-antigen ligase family protein translates to MTKIKNSYFGIYLSVLAFLLCALSVYSVMASNYLLIYSVFFISFAALVVGYFVVKKQNLYKMLFFFIPLSVSVDVVGESQMQLPTEPLIGMLTILTLFYWIKLKDELSALFKNPIVIILFIELAWMVICSLMSELKVVSFKYTLVRFSYIITFFLLGFFWVKYEMKPYLFYLIYAVGMILPIINGFIFHSKLDFTQKTAYIMPQPFFNDHTVYGACIAFLIPALLILIFSGKALVPNPFIRFLILLLLLLFFVAEYFSFSRAAWLSLACALVFYILIQLKITAKAFIFSLIVVSVLAILNFDFILNKLGDNSAISNKEDLSQQVLSITNVKTDISNKERVNRWKCAIRMGNAKPVFGFGPRTYKFFYGTFQASEDLTYTSTYRGNKGHSHSDYLAYLAESGYLGFAIHILLYLVVLYSGINAIQNTHSFQNRSFALMAILGLLTYFVHGIFNGFMDDEKMASLVYISMAVVVYVIEQEKKQKNIAQQAVTNA, encoded by the coding sequence GTGACTAAAATCAAAAATAGTTATTTCGGCATCTATCTCTCGGTACTTGCCTTCTTGCTTTGCGCACTCTCTGTTTATAGCGTAATGGCTTCTAACTATCTTCTTATTTATAGTGTCTTTTTCATTTCTTTTGCCGCCTTGGTTGTTGGATATTTTGTTGTAAAAAAACAAAATCTGTATAAAATGCTTTTCTTTTTTATTCCACTTTCTGTTTCGGTGGATGTTGTCGGTGAATCGCAAATGCAACTTCCAACAGAACCACTAATTGGGATGTTGACGATATTAACTTTGTTTTATTGGATTAAACTCAAAGACGAACTATCAGCATTGTTTAAAAACCCGATTGTAATTATTCTATTTATTGAACTTGCTTGGATGGTCATTTGTTCACTTATGAGTGAGCTAAAAGTTGTTTCTTTTAAATATACGCTTGTACGTTTTAGTTATATCATAACGTTTTTTCTCCTTGGTTTTTTCTGGGTAAAATATGAAATGAAACCATATTTATTTTACCTTATTTATGCGGTCGGAATGATACTCCCGATAATTAATGGATTTATTTTTCATTCCAAATTGGATTTTACGCAAAAAACAGCATATATAATGCCTCAACCGTTTTTTAACGACCACACCGTTTATGGGGCTTGTATTGCATTTTTGATCCCGGCATTGCTTATATTAATTTTTAGTGGCAAGGCACTTGTCCCCAATCCATTTATTCGCTTTTTAATCTTGCTATTGCTACTGTTGTTCTTCGTTGCAGAGTACTTTTCCTTTTCGCGAGCTGCTTGGTTAAGTCTCGCTTGTGCATTGGTTTTTTATATCCTTATTCAATTGAAAATTACTGCAAAAGCGTTCATTTTTTCTTTAATAGTAGTCAGTGTTTTAGCTATTTTGAATTTCGATTTTATTTTGAATAAGTTGGGAGACAATAGCGCAATTAGTAACAAAGAAGATCTCAGCCAGCAAGTACTTTCAATAACAAATGTCAAAACAGATATCAGCAATAAAGAAAGAGTCAATCGATGGAAATGTGCAATTAGAATGGGAAATGCCAAACCCGTATTTGGCTTTGGCCCCCGTACGTATAAGTTTTTTTATGGAACGTTTCAGGCCAGTGAAGATCTAACTTATACAAGCACTTATCGTGGCAATAAAGGACACTCACATTCTGATTATTTAGCTTATTTGGCAGAATCGGGATATTTGGGTTTTGCAATTCATATACTGCTGTATCTGGTTGTTCTTTATTCTGGCATAAATGCAATACAAAACACACATTCATTCCAAAATCGCTCGTTTGCATTAATGGCAATATTGGGCCTTCTGACGTATTTTGTTCATGGGATATTTAATGGATT